A region of Alosa alosa isolate M-15738 ecotype Scorff River chromosome 17, AALO_Geno_1.1, whole genome shotgun sequence DNA encodes the following proteins:
- the fbxl14b gene encoding F-box/LRR-repeat protein 14b gives METHVSCLFPEILAMIFSYLDVRDKGRVAQVCTAWRDASYHKSVWRGVEAKLHLRRANPSLFPSLQARGIRRVQILSLRRSLSYVIQGMPNIESLNLSGCYNLTDNGLGHAFVQEIPSLRVLNLSLCKQITDSSLGRIAQYLKNLEVLELGGCSNITNTGLLLIAWGLHRLKSLNLRSCRHVSDVGIGHLAGMTRSAAEGCLSLEHLTLQDCQKLTDLSLKHISKGLTRLRVLNLSFCGGISDAGMIHLSHMTSLWTLNLRSCDNISDTGIMHLAMGTLRLSGLDVSFCDKIGDQSLAYIAQGLYQLKSLSLCSCHISDDGINRMVRQMHELRTLNIGQCVRITDKGLELIADHLTQLTGIDLYGCTKITKRGLERITQLPYLKVLNLGLWQMTESEKAR, from the coding sequence ATGGAGACGCACGTCTCGTGCCTCTTCCCCGAGATTCTAGCCATGATTTTCAGCTACTTGGACGTCAGGGACAAAGGCAGGGTGGCACAAGTGTGTACGGCGTGGAGAGACGCCTCTTACCACAAATCGGTGTGGCGGGGGGTGGAAGCCAAGCTGCATCTGCGCAGGGCCAACCCGTCGCTCTTCCCCAGCCTTCAGGCCCGCGGCATCCGGCGGGTGCAGATTCTGAGCCTGCGGCGTAGCCTGAGCTACGTGATACAGGGGATGCCTAACATCGAGAGCCTCAACCTCAGCGGCTGCTACAACTTAACGGATAACGGCCTGGGGCACGCGTTCGTGCAGGAGATCCCGTCCCTGCGGGTGCTCAACCTAAGTCTGTGCAAGCAGATCACGGACTCGAGCCTGGGCCGCATCGCGCAGTACCTGAAGAACCTGGAGGTGCTCGAGCTCGGCGGCTGTAGCAACATCACCAACACCGGGCTACTGCTGATCGCGTGGGGGCTGCACCGGCTCAAGAGCCTCAACCTGCGCTCGTGCCGGCACGTGTCTGACGTGGGCATCGGGCACCTCGCGGGCATGACCCGCAGCGCCGCAGAAGGCTGTCTGAGTCTCGAGCACCTCACGCTGCAGGACTGCCAGAAGCTCACGGACCTGTCGCTCAAGCACATCTCCAAGGGCCTCACGCGGCTCCGCGTGCTCAACCTGAGCTTCTGCGGAGGAATCTCCGACGCTGGCATGATCCACCTCTCGCACATGACCAGCCTGTGGACGCTCAACCTGCGCTCGTGTGACAACATCAGTGACACTGGCATCATGCACCTCGCCATGGGCACGCTCAGGCTCTCCGGCCTCGACGTGTCATTTTGCGACAAGATCGGCGACCAGAGTCTGGCTTATATCGCACAGGGCCTGTACCAGCTCAAGTCGCTATCTCTCTGCTCGTGCCACATCAGTGACGATGGCATCAACCGGATGGTACGCCAGATGCACGAGCTACGGACCCTGAACATCGGCCAGTGTGTGCGGATAACGGACAAAGGACTGGAGCTCATAGCGGATCACTTAACGCAACTGACAGGCATCGATCTGTATGGATGTACTAAAATCACTAAGCGCGGACTCGAGAGGATCACGCAGCTTCCGTACCTTAAAGTGTTGAACCTGGGCCTGTGGCAGATGACCGAGAGCGAGAAAGCGAGGTGA